From the Burkholderia mayonis genome, one window contains:
- a CDS encoding PLP-dependent aminotransferase family protein yields MDTVILSDWLAARLERHSAEPMYRQLLRLMQQAILSGELTPGTKLPSSRMLAADLAIARNTVLHVYDQLTTEGYVLTTTGSGTYVADTRPDAAAMRAQAGAPAHASDESAAAWQRAHGGALSARGTQLIKYAGVSRRQWGAFMPGVPDVSEFPTRTWSRLQARLWKEANPELLTYAPGGGYRPLRRALSDYLRVARSVKCSPDQIIITTGIHQSIDLSVRLLADVGDRAWVEEPCYWGVRSVLQAAGLVLAPVPVDQEGLAPRPQDLKHPPRLVLVTPSHQYPLGMVMSLARRRMLLEYARQHQCWIIEDDYDSEFRYGSRPLASLQGLDDAGRVIYVGSLGKMLFPSLRLGYMVVPEHLVETFRTGLSELYREGQLMQQAVLAEFIMDGYLTSHVRRMRALYGERRQLLIDAIHARFGDALPVMGDEAGLHLVIGLPNGCDDRAITQTAFDADVIVRPLTTYYNHAETAREGLLLGYACVPNERIAPAFDTLAQTIEMDLNRAAKRRVA; encoded by the coding sequence TTGGACACCGTGATCCTTTCCGACTGGCTTGCCGCGCGACTCGAGCGGCACTCGGCCGAGCCGATGTACCGGCAACTGCTGCGCTTGATGCAGCAGGCGATCCTGTCAGGGGAGCTCACGCCCGGCACGAAGCTGCCGAGCTCGCGCATGCTCGCCGCCGATCTCGCGATCGCGCGCAACACGGTGCTGCACGTTTACGATCAGCTGACGACGGAAGGTTACGTACTGACGACGACGGGCAGCGGCACCTACGTCGCCGACACGCGTCCCGACGCGGCGGCGATGCGCGCGCAAGCCGGTGCGCCCGCGCATGCATCGGACGAATCCGCTGCCGCATGGCAGCGCGCGCACGGCGGCGCGCTGTCCGCGCGCGGCACGCAGTTGATCAAGTACGCGGGCGTATCGCGCCGCCAATGGGGCGCGTTCATGCCGGGCGTGCCGGACGTGTCGGAGTTTCCGACGCGCACGTGGAGCCGCTTGCAGGCGCGGCTGTGGAAGGAAGCGAATCCCGAGCTGCTGACCTACGCGCCGGGCGGCGGCTACCGGCCGCTGCGCCGCGCGCTGTCCGATTATTTGCGCGTCGCGCGCTCGGTTAAATGCTCGCCCGACCAGATCATCATCACGACCGGAATTCATCAGTCGATTGATCTATCGGTGCGCCTCCTCGCGGACGTCGGCGATCGCGCGTGGGTCGAGGAGCCGTGCTACTGGGGCGTGCGCAGCGTGCTGCAGGCGGCGGGACTCGTGCTCGCGCCCGTGCCCGTCGATCAGGAAGGACTCGCGCCGCGTCCGCAGGATTTGAAGCATCCGCCACGGCTCGTGCTCGTCACACCGTCGCATCAGTATCCGCTCGGCATGGTGATGAGCCTCGCGCGCCGCCGGATGCTGCTCGAATATGCGCGGCAGCATCAGTGCTGGATCATCGAAGACGACTACGACAGCGAGTTCCGCTACGGCAGCCGGCCGCTCGCATCGCTGCAGGGGCTCGACGACGCGGGCCGCGTGATCTATGTCGGCAGCCTCGGCAAGATGCTGTTTCCGAGCCTGCGGCTCGGCTACATGGTCGTGCCCGAGCATCTCGTCGAGACGTTCAGGACGGGGCTGTCCGAGCTGTATCGAGAAGGACAACTGATGCAGCAGGCCGTGCTCGCCGAATTCATCATGGACGGCTATCTGACGTCGCACGTGCGCCGGATGCGCGCGCTGTACGGCGAGCGCCGGCAATTGCTGATCGACGCGATCCACGCGCGCTTCGGCGATGCGCTGCCGGTGATGGGCGACGAAGCGGGCCTGCATCTCGTGATCGGACTGCCGAACGGCTGCGACGATCGCGCGATCACGCAGACCGCATTCGACGCGGACGTGATCGTGCGGCCGCTCACCACCTACTACAACCATGCGGAGACCGCGCGCGAGGGATTGCTGCTCGGCTATGCGTGCGTGCCGAACGAGCGCATCGCGCCTGCGTTCGACACGCTCGCGCAAACGATCGAAATGGATCTGAATCGAGCCGCGAAGCGGCGCGTCGCGTGA
- a CDS encoding ABC transporter permease, with amino-acid sequence MTIATQSAPPTHSLKRELKAAEARKRAMALLLVAPLAVFLLLVFVVPIGALLTRAVQNPEIATALPHAVAALANWDRKAPPGNAAYVALAADLTLVADSEAMGALARRLNTEIPGYRSLVAKTARAMPLTGDANATLTPAQTRAKLIELDERWGDSAYWQAIAKNGGRYSPFYLLAALDHKQDGFGQVVPADPDQSIYLAIFGRTLVIGFAVTLFALLLGYPLAYWISTLPERRANLAMILVLIPFWTSVLVRVAAWIVLLQSEGLVNRALIDVGLISQPLALLFNRVGVYISMTHILLPFMILPLYSVMKSIPPSYQRAAVSLGSHPFAAFWRVYVPQTYPGIGAGALLVFILAIGYYITPALLGGPNDQMVSYYVAYFTNVTINWGMACALGGLLLAATLVLYAIYGRFTRTQLSLG; translated from the coding sequence ATGACGATCGCTACGCAGTCGGCGCCGCCGACTCACTCGCTCAAGCGTGAACTGAAAGCGGCCGAGGCCAGGAAACGCGCGATGGCGCTGCTGCTCGTCGCGCCGCTCGCGGTATTCCTGCTGCTCGTGTTCGTGGTCCCGATCGGCGCGCTGCTCACGCGCGCCGTGCAGAATCCCGAGATCGCGACCGCGCTGCCGCATGCGGTCGCCGCGCTCGCGAACTGGGACCGCAAGGCGCCGCCCGGCAACGCCGCCTACGTGGCGCTCGCGGCCGATCTCACGCTGGTCGCCGACAGCGAGGCGATGGGCGCGCTCGCGCGGCGCCTGAACACCGAAATCCCCGGCTATCGGTCGCTCGTCGCGAAGACCGCGCGCGCGATGCCGTTGACGGGCGATGCGAACGCGACACTCACGCCCGCGCAGACGCGCGCGAAGCTGATCGAGCTTGACGAGCGCTGGGGCGACTCCGCTTACTGGCAGGCGATCGCGAAGAACGGCGGCCGCTATTCGCCGTTCTATCTGCTCGCGGCGCTCGATCACAAGCAGGACGGCTTCGGCCAGGTCGTGCCCGCCGATCCCGATCAATCGATCTATCTCGCGATCTTCGGCCGCACGCTCGTGATCGGCTTCGCGGTCACGCTGTTCGCGCTGTTGCTCGGCTATCCGCTCGCGTACTGGATCTCGACGCTGCCCGAGCGGCGCGCGAATCTCGCGATGATCCTCGTGCTGATTCCGTTCTGGACGTCGGTGCTCGTGCGCGTCGCCGCATGGATCGTGCTGCTGCAAAGCGAAGGGCTCGTCAATCGCGCGCTGATCGACGTCGGACTGATCTCGCAGCCGCTTGCGCTGCTGTTCAATCGTGTCGGCGTCTACATCTCGATGACGCACATCCTGCTGCCGTTCATGATCCTGCCGCTCTACAGCGTGATGAAGTCGATTCCGCCGAGCTATCAGCGCGCGGCGGTGTCGCTCGGCAGCCACCCGTTCGCCGCGTTCTGGCGCGTGTACGTGCCGCAAACGTATCCCGGCATCGGTGCGGGCGCGCTGCTCGTGTTCATCCTCGCGATCGGCTACTACATCACGCCCGCGTTGCTCGGCGGCCCGAACGATCAGATGGTCAGCTACTACGTCGCGTATTTCACGAACGTGACGATCAACTGGGGGATGGCGTGCGCGCTCGGCGGCCTGCTGCTCGCCGCGACGCTCGTGCTGTACGCGATCTACGGCCGCTTCACCCGCACGCAATTGAGCCTCGGCTGA
- a CDS encoding ABC transporter ATP-binding protein, with amino-acid sequence MKTDDVIVSFRGVRKTYDGETLVVKSLDLDIRRGEFLTLLGPSGSGKTTCLMMLAGFEFPTGGEICLDGELLNNVPPHKRNIGMVFQNYALFPHLTVEQNVDYPLTVRRMSGAERKDRVAAALRMVQMERFAKRYPAQLSGGQQQRIALARALVFEPKLVLMDEPLGALDKQLREHMQYELKALHEKLGLTFVYVTHDQGEALTMSDRVAVFDKGIVQQLDTVDRLYESPCNEFVANFIGDSNRLRGTVASVNGEFCEFRLDDGTRLVGLNTGNAQAGAIGIACVRPERMNVAPGNGCAANGAANALSGEARSLIYFGDHVRMRCVLPGQDECFVKVPLGTGALAAFTPGAPISLEFRPEHLRVFA; translated from the coding sequence ATGAAGACCGATGATGTGATCGTCAGCTTTCGCGGCGTGCGCAAGACCTACGACGGCGAAACGCTCGTCGTCAAATCGCTCGATCTGGACATCCGGCGCGGCGAATTCCTGACGCTGCTCGGGCCGTCCGGCTCGGGCAAGACCACTTGCCTGATGATGCTCGCGGGCTTCGAATTCCCGACGGGCGGCGAGATTTGCCTCGACGGCGAGCTGCTGAACAACGTGCCGCCGCACAAGCGCAACATCGGCATGGTGTTCCAGAACTACGCACTTTTTCCTCATCTGACCGTCGAGCAGAACGTCGACTATCCGCTGACCGTGCGCCGGATGTCCGGCGCCGAGCGCAAGGACCGCGTCGCGGCCGCGCTGCGGATGGTGCAGATGGAGCGCTTCGCGAAGCGTTATCCGGCGCAGTTGTCGGGCGGCCAGCAACAGCGGATCGCGCTCGCGCGCGCGCTCGTGTTCGAGCCGAAGCTCGTGCTGATGGACGAGCCGCTCGGCGCGCTCGACAAGCAACTGCGCGAACACATGCAGTACGAACTGAAGGCGTTGCACGAAAAACTCGGGCTGACCTTCGTCTACGTGACGCATGATCAGGGCGAGGCGCTGACGATGTCCGATCGCGTCGCTGTGTTCGACAAGGGCATCGTGCAGCAGCTCGACACCGTCGATCGGCTCTACGAATCGCCGTGCAACGAGTTCGTCGCGAACTTCATCGGCGACAGCAACCGGCTGCGCGGCACGGTCGCGAGCGTGAACGGCGAATTCTGCGAATTCCGGCTCGACGACGGTACGCGCCTCGTCGGCCTGAACACGGGCAACGCGCAAGCGGGCGCGATCGGCATCGCATGCGTCCGCCCCGAGCGGATGAACGTCGCGCCGGGCAATGGATGTGCGGCGAACGGCGCGGCGAATGCGCTGTCGGGTGAAGCGCGCAGCCTCATCTATTTCGGCGATCACGTCCGGATGCGCTGCGTGCTGCCGGGACAGGACGAATGCTTCGTCAAGGTGCCGCTCGGCACCGGCGCGCTCGCCGCGTTCACGCCGGGCGCGCCGATTTCACTCGAGTTTCGGCCCGAGCATCTGCGGGTCTTCGCATGA
- a CDS encoding lipase secretion chaperone, whose protein sequence is MTGEGGIARRVALYGVAGVVAAGAVWYVVGAPAKHDAGVSGVAPVVASSSPAVAAASADAGSGADALPASLAGSSAPRLPLDAHGHLAKARAVRDFFDYCLSAQNELSAAALDALVSREIAAQLDGTVAQGEALDVWKRYRAYLDQLAKLPDDGALGNKFDIATLQLALDQRESIASRTLGDWSMPFFGAEQQRQRYDLARLKIMQDASLTDAQKAARLAALEQQLPLDQRAEQAREKQQNDAVTRIAQLQKSGVSPDEMRAQLAQSLGPEAADRVAKMQQANDAWRAKYDEYAAQRAQLDAQNLSPQDRDAQVAQLRQRYFTEPGEALRAASLDRGGAATQTQ, encoded by the coding sequence ATGACGGGGGAAGGCGGCATCGCGCGACGCGTCGCGCTTTATGGGGTGGCCGGCGTCGTCGCGGCCGGTGCGGTCTGGTATGTCGTAGGCGCGCCGGCGAAGCACGACGCCGGCGTGTCCGGCGTCGCGCCTGTCGTCGCGTCGTCGTCGCCCGCCGTCGCGGCGGCGAGCGCCGATGCGGGTTCCGGAGCCGATGCGTTGCCCGCATCGCTCGCGGGCTCGTCGGCGCCGCGCCTGCCGCTCGACGCGCACGGGCATCTCGCGAAGGCGCGCGCGGTGCGCGATTTCTTCGACTATTGCCTGAGCGCGCAGAACGAGCTGAGCGCCGCGGCGCTCGATGCGCTCGTTTCGCGCGAGATCGCCGCGCAGCTCGACGGCACGGTCGCGCAGGGCGAGGCGCTCGATGTCTGGAAACGCTACCGCGCGTATCTCGACCAGCTCGCGAAGCTGCCGGACGATGGTGCACTCGGCAACAAGTTCGACATCGCGACATTGCAGCTCGCACTCGATCAGCGCGAGTCGATCGCGAGCCGCACGCTCGGCGATTGGAGCATGCCGTTCTTCGGCGCCGAGCAGCAGCGGCAGCGTTACGATCTCGCGCGGCTGAAGATCATGCAGGATGCTTCGCTGACGGATGCGCAGAAAGCCGCGCGTCTTGCCGCGCTCGAGCAGCAGTTGCCGCTCGATCAGCGCGCGGAGCAGGCACGCGAGAAGCAGCAGAACGATGCGGTCACGCGGATCGCGCAATTGCAGAAGTCGGGGGTATCGCCCGACGAGATGCGTGCGCAGCTCGCGCAATCGCTCGGGCCGGAAGCCGCGGATCGCGTCGCGAAGATGCAGCAGGCGAACGATGCGTGGCGCGCGAAGTATGACGAGTACGCAGCGCAGCGCGCGCAGCTCGATGCGCAGAACCTGTCGCCGCAGGATCGCGACGCGCAGGTCGCACAACTGCGGCAGCGCTATTTCACGGAGCCGGGCGAGGCGTTGCGTGCGGCGTCGCTCGATCGCGGCGGCGCGGCGACGCAGACGCAGTAG
- a CDS encoding ABC transporter substrate-binding protein, producing the protein MIHALNTPRRAVALLSLVAFCTAAGAAELTVVNFGGANGDAQKAAFNQPFEKTTGNKITAVEYNGEQAKVKAMVEAKHVNWDVVEVESGDLNRGCDEGLYEKLDWTKIAKKSELIPESPQTCGVGFFVWSTALAYNADKLRSAPAGWADFWDVKKFPGKRGMRKGARYNLEFALMADGVAPKDVYKVLATKAGQDRAFKKLDELKPNIQWWEAGAQPPQFLVAGDVVMSTAYNGRIDAAQKEGKNLKVVWNGSIYDLDYWAIPKGSPNKALAEQYIAYTLSQKPQQEYAHHIAYGPANVTAIKALDAKTLANLPNSPANGKSAVLQNIAFWTDHGDELEQRFAAWASK; encoded by the coding sequence ATGATCCACGCACTCAACACGCCGCGCCGCGCGGTTGCGTTGCTGTCGCTCGTTGCGTTCTGCACGGCGGCGGGCGCGGCCGAGCTGACGGTCGTCAACTTCGGCGGCGCGAACGGCGACGCGCAGAAGGCCGCGTTCAATCAGCCGTTCGAGAAGACGACCGGCAACAAGATCACGGCCGTCGAGTACAACGGCGAGCAAGCGAAAGTGAAGGCGATGGTCGAGGCGAAGCACGTGAACTGGGACGTCGTCGAAGTCGAGTCGGGCGATCTGAACCGCGGCTGCGACGAAGGTCTGTACGAGAAGCTCGACTGGACGAAGATCGCGAAGAAGTCCGAACTGATTCCCGAATCGCCGCAGACTTGCGGCGTCGGCTTCTTCGTGTGGTCGACGGCGCTCGCGTACAACGCGGACAAGCTGAGGAGCGCGCCCGCCGGCTGGGCCGATTTCTGGGACGTGAAGAAATTCCCCGGCAAGCGTGGGATGCGCAAGGGCGCGCGCTACAACCTCGAGTTCGCGCTGATGGCGGACGGTGTCGCGCCGAAAGATGTCTACAAGGTGCTCGCGACGAAGGCGGGCCAGGATCGCGCATTCAAGAAGCTCGACGAGCTGAAGCCGAACATCCAGTGGTGGGAGGCGGGCGCGCAGCCGCCGCAATTCCTGGTCGCTGGCGATGTCGTGATGTCGACCGCGTACAACGGCCGGATCGACGCCGCGCAGAAGGAAGGGAAGAACCTGAAGGTCGTGTGGAACGGCAGCATCTACGATCTGGACTACTGGGCGATTCCGAAGGGCTCGCCGAACAAGGCGCTTGCCGAGCAGTACATCGCGTACACGCTGTCGCAAAAGCCGCAGCAGGAGTACGCGCACCACATCGCCTACGGCCCCGCGAACGTGACGGCGATCAAGGCGCTCGATGCGAAGACGCTCGCGAACCTGCCGAACTCTCCGGCGAACGGCAAGAGCGCCGTGCTGCAGAACATCGCGTTCTGGACCGACCATGGCGACGAACTCGAGCAGCGCTTCGCCGCATGGGCGTCGAAGTGA
- a CDS encoding ABC transporter permease: MKLLAKPLFAPHVSMAERAWYFVLRGLVVLTLLYLILPVLAIVPLSFSSSTFLVYPIPGFSMRWYENLLASDEWRMAAKNSFIVAPAATLVATVLGTLAAIGLTKTDFRGKGLLMAVLLSPMIVPVVVVGVGMYLFFAPLGLANTYTGLICAHAALGVPFVVTTVAATLQGFNQNLVRASLSLGANPVTTFFRVTLPVIAPGVMSGALFAFATSFDEVVVTLFLAGADQTTLPRQMFTGIRENISPTIAALATILIVFSTCLLLALEWLRGRNAKRAVS, encoded by the coding sequence ATGAAATTGCTTGCGAAGCCGCTCTTTGCACCGCACGTATCGATGGCCGAGCGTGCATGGTATTTCGTGCTGCGCGGTCTCGTCGTGCTGACGCTGCTGTATCTGATCCTGCCCGTGCTCGCGATCGTGCCGCTGTCGTTCTCGTCGAGCACGTTTCTCGTCTATCCGATCCCGGGCTTCTCGATGCGCTGGTACGAGAACCTGCTTGCGTCCGACGAGTGGCGGATGGCCGCGAAGAACAGCTTCATCGTCGCGCCGGCCGCGACGCTCGTCGCGACCGTGCTCGGCACGCTCGCCGCGATCGGCCTGACGAAGACGGATTTTCGCGGCAAGGGCCTGCTGATGGCGGTGTTGCTGTCGCCGATGATCGTGCCCGTCGTCGTCGTGGGCGTCGGCATGTATCTGTTCTTCGCGCCGCTCGGCCTCGCGAACACGTATACGGGGCTCATCTGCGCGCACGCGGCGCTCGGCGTGCCGTTCGTCGTGACGACCGTCGCGGCGACGCTGCAGGGCTTCAATCAGAATCTCGTGCGCGCGAGTCTGTCGCTCGGCGCGAATCCGGTGACGACGTTCTTCCGCGTGACGCTGCCCGTGATCGCGCCGGGCGTGATGTCGGGCGCGCTATTCGCGTTCGCGACGTCGTTCGACGAAGTGGTCGTCACGCTGTTCCTCGCGGGCGCCGACCAGACGACGCTGCCGCGCCAGATGTTCACTGGCATCCGCGAAAACATCAGTCCGACGATCGCCGCGCTCGCGACGATCCTCATCGTCTTTTCGACCTGTCTGCTGCTTGCGCTCGAATGGCTGCGCGGACGCAACGCGAAGCGTGCGGTGAGCTGA